In a single window of the Leptospira wolffii serovar Khorat str. Khorat-H2 genome:
- the scpA gene encoding methylmalonyl-CoA mutase, translated as MKRPIFSSNRTPASSDAKLEAWTKEALDELGLSKLEDTVWNTPEKIPVKPVYVPEDAKNLEHLDYAAGIPPFLRGPYSTMYVQQPWTIRQYAGFSTAEESNAFYRRNLAAGQKGLSVAFDLATHRGYDSDHERVVGDVGKAGVAIDSVLDMKILFDQIPLDQMSVSMTMNGAVIPTLAFYIVAAEEQGVKPEQLSGTIQNDILKEFMVRNTYIYPPEPSMRIIADIFKYTTDHMPKFNSISISGYHMQEAGATADIELAYTLADGLEYLRTGIKAGMDVDSFAPRLSFFWAIGMNHFMEIAKMRAGRLLWAKLVKGFHPKNNKSLALRTHCQTSGWSLTEQDPFNNVGRTCVEALAAALGHTQSLHTNALDEAIALPTDFSARIARNTQIYLQEETNIHRVVDPWGGSYYVETLTAQLAERAWELIEEVEKLGGIAKAIETGIPKMRIEEAAARKQARIDSGRDVIVGVNRYRPAKENPLDILDIDNTAVRESQIRKLQELKKNRDSKAVEAALDAITECAKTGNGNLLALAVDAARKRATLGEISFAMEKIFGRYKSVTHMIQGVYSEEIMDDPDFKKAKELSSKFAKLEGRQPRIMVAKMGQDGHDRGAKVISTSFADMGFDVDIGPLFQTPAEAAKQAVENDVHVLGVSSLAAGHKTLVPQVIQELKRLGREDILVIAGGVIPQQDYDYLYKAGVNGIFGPGTKISKAGVEILELLIKSVEG; from the coding sequence ATGAAACGACCAATATTCTCCTCGAACCGAACCCCTGCCTCCTCCGATGCAAAGCTGGAGGCTTGGACCAAGGAAGCCCTAGATGAATTAGGACTTTCTAAATTAGAAGATACCGTTTGGAATACTCCGGAAAAAATTCCAGTAAAGCCTGTCTATGTTCCGGAGGACGCCAAGAATCTGGAGCATCTGGATTATGCAGCGGGAATCCCTCCTTTTCTAAGAGGGCCGTATTCTACAATGTATGTGCAGCAGCCTTGGACGATCCGACAGTACGCGGGTTTTTCCACCGCAGAAGAATCCAACGCATTCTATCGTAGGAATTTAGCTGCAGGACAAAAAGGACTCTCCGTGGCCTTCGATCTGGCTACGCACAGAGGATACGATTCAGATCATGAACGCGTTGTAGGAGACGTGGGAAAGGCGGGAGTCGCAATCGATTCCGTGCTGGATATGAAGATACTCTTCGACCAGATTCCTTTGGACCAAATGTCCGTCTCCATGACTATGAACGGAGCCGTCATCCCTACTCTGGCTTTTTATATCGTCGCCGCGGAAGAACAAGGAGTAAAACCAGAGCAACTTTCCGGAACCATCCAAAACGATATTCTAAAAGAATTCATGGTTCGAAATACTTATATTTATCCGCCCGAACCTTCCATGAGGATTATCGCGGATATCTTTAAATACACTACGGATCATATGCCGAAGTTCAACTCCATCTCCATCTCCGGCTATCATATGCAGGAAGCGGGAGCGACAGCGGATATAGAACTCGCCTACACTCTCGCGGACGGTCTGGAATATTTACGCACCGGTATCAAGGCAGGAATGGACGTGGATAGTTTTGCTCCTCGTCTTTCCTTCTTTTGGGCGATCGGAATGAACCATTTTATGGAAATCGCCAAAATGAGAGCGGGAAGACTTCTCTGGGCAAAACTTGTAAAAGGCTTTCATCCTAAAAATAACAAGTCGCTTGCTCTTAGAACCCATTGCCAAACCTCCGGCTGGAGTCTTACGGAACAGGATCCTTTCAACAATGTAGGAAGAACCTGCGTGGAGGCCTTAGCGGCCGCACTCGGACACACGCAATCATTGCATACCAACGCATTGGACGAGGCGATCGCCCTTCCCACGGATTTTTCCGCAAGGATTGCAAGAAACACTCAAATCTATCTGCAGGAAGAAACGAATATCCATAGGGTCGTGGATCCTTGGGGCGGTTCCTATTATGTGGAAACTTTAACCGCTCAACTAGCGGAAAGAGCCTGGGAACTCATAGAAGAAGTGGAAAAACTGGGGGGGATCGCAAAGGCGATTGAAACCGGAATTCCTAAAATGAGAATCGAAGAGGCAGCTGCAAGAAAGCAGGCCAGAATCGACTCCGGACGAGACGTTATCGTAGGTGTGAATCGTTATCGCCCCGCCAAAGAAAATCCTTTGGACATATTAGATATCGATAATACTGCCGTCCGTGAATCCCAGATTCGTAAGCTTCAAGAGCTGAAAAAAAACCGGGACTCCAAAGCGGTGGAAGCGGCTCTGGACGCTATCACTGAATGCGCGAAAACAGGTAACGGAAACTTACTTGCCCTGGCCGTGGATGCGGCAAGGAAAAGAGCCACTCTGGGAGAAATCTCCTTCGCCATGGAGAAGATTTTCGGCAGATACAAATCCGTGACTCATATGATCCAAGGAGTCTATTCGGAGGAAATTATGGACGATCCGGATTTCAAGAAGGCTAAAGAGCTTTCTTCAAAATTCGCCAAGCTGGAGGGAAGACAACCCAGGATCATGGTTGCAAAGATGGGCCAGGACGGTCACGATCGGGGTGCCAAGGTAATCTCCACAAGCTTTGCCGATATGGGATTCGACGTCGATATAGGACCGCTCTTCCAAACTCCTGCGGAAGCAGCGAAACAAGCGGTGGAAAACGATGTGCATGTCCTAGGAGTTTCTAGCCTCGCCGCGGGTCACAAAACTCTCGTTCCTCAGGTCATCCAAGAATTGAAGCGACTAGGCAGAGAAGACATTCTAGTAATCGCGGGAGGAGTCATCCCTCAACAAGATTACGATTATCTCTACAAAGCGGGTGTGAACGGGATCTTCGGACCAGGCACCAAAATCTCCAAGGCAGGAGTCGAAATCCTAGAATTGCTGATCAAAAGCGTGGAAGGATAA
- the meaB gene encoding methylmalonyl Co-A mutase-associated GTPase MeaB, which yields MAEVRGQEGNLVRGRIGKKVLPDLETFVQGILKGDIGLLSRAITLIESTLPAHQELAEKILERCLPHSGKSVRVGITGIPGVGKSTFIEAFGNHLIDQGRKIAVLTIDPTSQLSRGSILGDKTRMETLSRRSEAFIRPSPSGDSLGGVARKTREAIFLCEAAGFDTILVETVGVGQSETSVYSMVDLFLLLLIAGAGDELQGIKRGIMEMADLIAITKADGDNALKASRAKSETISAVHFLPPHESGVKTEVKTCSALTGEGISEIWIGIQSFIQAIEKNGYLDKKRKEQAKHWLHESVQTMLLDDFHSKLGEEFGKAEESVMQGTSGSYQAARRLVDLYKHDRK from the coding sequence ATGGCCGAGGTCCGAGGACAGGAGGGAAATCTCGTAAGAGGCCGGATCGGGAAGAAAGTTTTACCCGATCTGGAAACCTTCGTTCAAGGAATCTTGAAAGGCGATATCGGACTCTTAAGCAGAGCCATCACTCTGATAGAAAGCACACTCCCTGCTCACCAAGAACTTGCGGAAAAGATTCTAGAAAGATGTCTCCCTCATTCCGGAAAAAGCGTAAGAGTCGGTATCACCGGAATTCCGGGAGTGGGTAAAAGCACTTTCATAGAAGCCTTCGGTAACCATCTAATCGATCAAGGTAGAAAGATCGCAGTACTCACCATCGACCCTACTTCCCAATTATCCAGAGGATCCATCTTAGGCGATAAGACCAGAATGGAAACCTTATCCAGAAGAAGCGAAGCGTTCATTCGTCCTTCTCCTTCCGGAGATTCTTTGGGAGGAGTCGCTCGTAAAACTAGAGAGGCTATTTTTCTTTGCGAGGCGGCGGGCTTCGATACGATTCTTGTGGAAACCGTGGGAGTGGGACAATCCGAGACATCGGTGTATTCTATGGTGGATTTATTCCTACTTCTTCTCATAGCAGGAGCGGGAGACGAATTGCAAGGAATCAAAAGAGGAATCATGGAGATGGCGGATCTAATCGCCATCACAAAAGCGGACGGCGACAACGCATTGAAAGCCAGCCGAGCCAAATCCGAAACGATCTCTGCGGTTCATTTTCTTCCTCCGCATGAATCAGGCGTAAAAACGGAAGTTAAAACCTGTTCCGCCTTAACGGGAGAAGGAATCTCCGAAATCTGGATAGGTATCCAATCCTTTATCCAAGCCATCGAGAAGAATGGATACTTGGATAAGAAAAGAAAGGAGCAAGCCAAGCATTGGTTGCACGAATCCGTACAAACAATGCTCCTAGACGACTTCCATTCCAAGTTAGGAGAAGAATTCGGAAAGGCGGAAGAATCCGTCATGCAAGGGACCTCGGGCTCCTACCAAGCCGCACGTCGTCTTGTGGATCTATACAAACACGATCGCAAATAA
- a CDS encoding LIC20211 family lipoprotein: MTTRISALTILTALLIFNSSCATSSAGLATSTIPIADRKYKVLAPVEGMKYWVTLDIAIIGIPLGEPPIDRLLEELKREKDADALINVRYWTDKIIVAFITVNRLHVSAEAVKFEEEIDPRRKGR, translated from the coding sequence ATGACCACTCGTATCTCGGCCCTAACGATCTTAACGGCTCTTTTGATTTTCAACTCCTCCTGCGCGACTTCTAGCGCCGGCTTGGCGACGAGTACGATCCCGATTGCGGACAGAAAATACAAAGTCCTCGCCCCGGTAGAAGGTATGAAATACTGGGTTACCTTGGATATCGCCATCATAGGAATCCCATTGGGAGAACCCCCCATCGATCGTCTTTTGGAAGAATTAAAAAGGGAAAAGGATGCAGACGCACTCATCAATGTGAGATACTGGACGGATAAGATCATTGTCGCCTTTATCACAGTCAATCGACTGCATGTTTCCGCCGAAGCGGTGAAATTCGAAGAAGAAATCGACCCGA